The Listeria sp. PSOL-1 genome includes a region encoding these proteins:
- a CDS encoding NAD(P)H-hydrate dehydratase has protein sequence MKKITPKLVCQVIKKRDDEAYKSQFGKVLIVAGNKMYGGAAIMVAQGAVYSGAGLTTLASDAVNRAALHARIPECMFLDTQDLTFLSDAIPTYDTIVIGSGIGLDGRAYELMQLILTRATANQNLVIDGDGITLYAKGDLPKTKAQLIFTPHIGEWERLLQLVPDANNNLEAAHLLNGIVVLKSHRTKVYGQEETWQNIYGSPAMATGGMGDMLAGIIGGLLKQTEKPLSGLLAAVFFHSYIGDILAKKKFVVLPTEIAEQLPTYLKIFSEMEEQ, from the coding sequence ATGAAGAAAATCACGCCGAAACTTGTCTGTCAAGTGATTAAAAAAAGAGACGACGAGGCCTATAAGAGCCAATTTGGTAAAGTCCTTATTGTTGCTGGAAATAAAATGTATGGTGGCGCGGCGATTATGGTCGCACAAGGCGCAGTATATAGTGGAGCTGGATTAACAACGCTTGCTAGTGACGCTGTAAATAGGGCGGCACTACATGCTAGAATTCCAGAATGTATGTTTCTTGATACACAAGATCTGACTTTTTTAAGCGATGCTATTCCAACGTATGATACGATTGTTATTGGCTCTGGAATTGGGCTAGATGGACGAGCCTATGAATTGATGCAACTCATTCTAACAAGAGCAACAGCTAATCAAAACCTTGTCATTGACGGTGATGGAATCACGCTTTATGCTAAAGGAGATCTTCCTAAAACAAAAGCCCAGTTAATTTTCACACCGCATATTGGTGAATGGGAAAGATTGTTACAACTTGTACCAGATGCAAATAATAATTTAGAAGCTGCTCACCTATTAAATGGAATTGTTGTTTTAAAATCACATCGCACGAAAGTCTATGGCCAAGAAGAAACTTGGCAAAATATATACGGTTCTCCAGCCATGGCAACAGGTGGCATGGGAGATATGCTCGCTGGAATTATTGGTGGTTTATTGAAACAAACGGAAAAACCGCTTAGTGGTCTTCTTGCTGCTGTATTTTTCCATAGTTACATTGGTGATATTTTGGCGAAAAAGAAATTCGTTGTCTTGCCTACTGAAATCGCCGAACAATTACCAACGTATTTGAAGATATTTAGTGAAATGGAAGAGCAGTAG
- the trpD gene encoding anthranilate phosphoribosyltransferase, with protein MRQLIQNLYDQKNLTEEEMKQVAITIFSGKLSDAEMGALLLALKIKGETVEEITGLAKVMQELALKIPGVAYHVMDNCGTGGDRSGSFNISTTAAFILAAAGIPVAKHGNRSISSKSGSADVLSELGIEMATTPEKIAHLLKKANLTFLFAPNVHPKMKQITAVRKQLATATIFNIIGPLTNPIPLNSQLMGVYRRDLLEVIASVLKNLGRERAVVINGPGGMDEAALHGVNHLAILKKNEITKLQFTPEDIGLPSYSLSEIQGGDARFNAEILQSVLRGEPGAYLDTVLLNAGLGLFACGKAKTMNEGIREAKDIVACGKALAKLKEVQEKQKEIRSSCHF; from the coding sequence ATGCGTCAACTTATCCAAAATCTATATGATCAAAAAAATTTAACAGAAGAAGAAATGAAACAAGTAGCCATTACTATTTTTTCCGGCAAACTCTCAGATGCTGAAATGGGCGCGTTACTCCTAGCACTCAAAATCAAAGGCGAAACGGTTGAGGAAATTACTGGGCTTGCGAAAGTTATGCAAGAATTAGCACTTAAAATCCCTGGTGTCGCGTATCATGTCATGGATAATTGTGGGACAGGTGGTGATCGCTCCGGTAGTTTTAATATTAGCACAACAGCTGCTTTTATTTTAGCCGCAGCGGGAATTCCGGTGGCTAAGCATGGGAATCGGAGCATCTCAAGTAAATCTGGAAGTGCAGACGTTTTAAGCGAATTAGGGATAGAAATGGCTACGACGCCTGAAAAAATAGCTCATTTACTAAAAAAAGCAAATCTTACTTTCTTATTTGCGCCAAATGTTCATCCAAAAATGAAACAAATAACAGCTGTGCGAAAACAACTAGCAACAGCAACCATCTTTAATATCATTGGCCCTCTAACCAATCCTATTCCATTAAATTCACAATTAATGGGGGTTTATCGCAGGGATTTATTAGAAGTTATCGCATCTGTTTTGAAAAATTTAGGAAGGGAGCGAGCTGTTGTTATAAATGGACCAGGTGGTATGGACGAAGCAGCACTTCACGGGGTCAATCATCTTGCCATTTTAAAAAAAAATGAAATAACAAAATTGCAGTTTACGCCAGAAGATATTGGCTTGCCCTCTTATTCTCTTTCAGAAATTCAAGGCGGTGATGCTCGGTTTAATGCCGAGATTTTGCAAAGTGTACTTCGTGGGGAGCCTGGTGCTTATCTTGATACAGTGTTATTAAATGCAGGGCTGGGGCTTTTTGCTTGTGGAAAAGCAAAAACGATGAACGAAGGCATAAGAGAGGCCAAAGACATCGTAGCTTGCGGAAAAGCACTTGCTAAACTAAAAGAAGTACAAGAAAAACAAAAGGAGATTAGATCATCATGCCATTTTTAA
- the trpC gene encoding indole-3-glycerol phosphate synthase TrpC has product MPFLKKILQEKQKEVAHLPDEKVYDSKHRKKFFEILQENANQIQVIAEVKRASPSKGVIDLNVDPVKQAQAYEQAGAAMISVLTEPYFFKGNITDLKKVSDAVTIPVLCKDFIISKKQLIRAKNHGASVVLLIVAALSPEKLKSLYEEAIHLDLEVLVEVHNQTELELAEQIDAKLIGVNNRDLHHFTVDISTSEKLLLQDKKDRFYISESGFKTREDVTRIKEYYAAVLVGETLMKSSHIAQKISELQVEK; this is encoded by the coding sequence ATGCCATTTTTAAAAAAAATTTTACAAGAAAAACAAAAAGAAGTTGCTCATTTACCAGATGAAAAAGTTTATGATAGTAAGCATAGAAAAAAGTTTTTTGAAATTTTACAAGAAAATGCAAATCAAATCCAAGTGATTGCTGAAGTAAAACGAGCTTCACCTTCAAAAGGCGTGATTGATTTAAACGTCGATCCAGTAAAGCAAGCACAAGCATATGAACAGGCTGGTGCAGCAATGATTTCCGTATTAACCGAACCTTATTTTTTTAAAGGAAACATAACGGATCTAAAAAAAGTAAGTGATGCGGTCACCATTCCGGTGTTATGTAAAGATTTTATCATTAGCAAAAAGCAACTCATTCGCGCTAAAAATCATGGAGCTTCTGTTGTTTTATTAATTGTTGCTGCACTTTCGCCTGAAAAATTGAAAAGTCTTTATGAAGAAGCGATCCATCTTGATTTAGAAGTATTAGTTGAAGTGCATAATCAAACAGAATTAGAGCTAGCTGAGCAGATTGATGCGAAATTGATAGGCGTTAATAATCGGGATTTGCACCATTTTACAGTAGATATTTCAACCAGCGAAAAACTCCTTTTACAAGATAAAAAAGATCGTTTTTATATTAGTGAATCTGGCTTTAAAACTAGAGAAGATGTCACACGAATAAAAGAGTATTATGCAGCTGTTTTAGTTGGAGAAACACTTATGAAAAGTAGCCATATCGCACAAAAAATATCAGAATTGCAGGTGGAGAAATGA
- the pepV gene encoding dipeptidase PepV, whose translation MSEIDWQKEVESRKEDFLKDLKGLLKIPSVRDDSKKTEDAPFGPDVLRALHYMLELGEKDGFKTKEIDHVAGHIEYGEGKELIGVLGHVDVVPVGDGWSHDPFDPILKDGKLYARGVADDKGPTIAGYYALKILKELNLPISRRVRVIIGSDEESGMSCVERYFEKEEQPTMAFVPDAEFPIIHAEKGISELDVSFKNGEQTEEADFHLISFESGARYNMVPDHAKAILEGIKDPLTLEKECKAFLDKHEVSGEVKTSDNQIEITFVGKSAHAMEPKNGINAGLYLVAFLSQFHLTGSAKDFVTFGHDYLFADSRSVKLGIRYEDQESGELTMNVGIIRYSKQDGGKYGLNFRYPVTANMDELKEKMEPAVLKYRGEYTHYSNSKPLFVPQDHPLIQTLQEVYTEQTGEKATLLAIGGGTYARHLETGVAFGALFPGREDTMHQKDEFSYFEDLLKATAIYAEALYKLAK comes from the coding sequence ATGAGTGAAATCGATTGGCAAAAAGAAGTAGAAAGTCGTAAAGAAGATTTTTTGAAAGATTTGAAAGGATTACTTAAAATTCCAAGTGTTCGTGATGATAGTAAAAAAACAGAAGATGCCCCGTTTGGCCCGGATGTACTACGTGCGCTTCATTACATGTTAGAACTAGGCGAAAAAGATGGTTTCAAAACAAAAGAAATCGACCATGTTGCTGGACATATCGAATACGGGGAAGGGAAAGAGCTAATTGGCGTTTTAGGCCATGTCGATGTCGTTCCTGTTGGCGATGGCTGGAGCCACGATCCATTTGATCCCATTTTAAAAGATGGGAAGCTATATGCGCGTGGCGTTGCTGATGATAAAGGACCAACTATTGCTGGCTATTATGCTCTAAAAATCTTAAAAGAGCTTAATTTACCTATTTCGCGCCGTGTTCGTGTAATTATCGGCTCTGATGAAGAGAGCGGCATGAGTTGTGTAGAGCGCTACTTTGAGAAAGAAGAACAACCAACGATGGCGTTTGTTCCTGATGCGGAATTTCCGATTATTCACGCTGAAAAAGGGATTTCCGAGCTTGATGTTTCCTTTAAAAATGGTGAGCAAACGGAAGAGGCCGATTTCCATTTAATTAGCTTTGAATCCGGTGCACGTTACAATATGGTACCAGACCATGCGAAAGCCATTCTAGAAGGTATCAAAGATCCTCTAACACTTGAAAAAGAATGCAAGGCATTTCTCGACAAGCATGAAGTCAGTGGTGAAGTAAAAACAAGCGATAATCAAATAGAAATTACATTTGTTGGAAAATCAGCTCATGCGATGGAGCCAAAAAATGGGATCAATGCTGGATTATACTTAGTTGCTTTTCTTAGCCAGTTCCATTTAACAGGAAGTGCAAAAGATTTTGTTACTTTTGGTCATGATTATCTGTTTGCTGATTCACGTTCAGTTAAGCTTGGCATTCGCTATGAAGACCAAGAAAGCGGTGAACTGACAATGAATGTCGGCATCATTCGTTACAGTAAACAAGATGGCGGCAAATATGGCCTAAATTTTCGCTATCCAGTAACAGCTAATATGGATGAACTAAAAGAGAAGATGGAACCAGCCGTACTTAAATATCGCGGTGAATATACACATTACAGTAATTCTAAACCACTTTTCGTTCCACAAGACCATCCGCTTATCCAGACACTTCAAGAAGTTTATACAGAACAAACTGGTGAAAAAGCAACTCTTCTCGCTATTGGTGGTGGCACGTATGCACGTCACTTAGAAACAGGCGTTGCTTTTGGAGCACTTTTCCCAGGCCGTGAAGATACAATGCACCAAAAAGACGAATTTAGCTACTTTGAAGATTTATTAAAAGCAACAGCGATTTATGCTGAAGCGCTTTACAAACTAGCAAAATAA
- the trpA gene encoding tryptophan synthase subunit alpha, whose product MKTLTKQLQSSHKPLVVPYIMAGDTGLDHLEEQLLFLEKNGAVAIEVGVPFSDPVADGPVIQAAGLRALSHQVTLEKILTVLAKSQVKVPLIIMSYFNPIFRYGLEKFVTMAKNTQIKGVIIPDLPFEHQTMFAPFLAESDVALVPLISLTSPTKRIEEVAKQAEGFIYAVTVNGITGERKSFHHDLKKHLAYIKEVSSVPVLAGFGISELQHIQFFSEVCDGVVIGSKIVQMFHQGKQAELENFLKAATSK is encoded by the coding sequence ATGAAAACGTTAACTAAACAATTGCAAAGTTCCCATAAACCACTTGTTGTTCCATACATTATGGCAGGAGATACAGGGTTAGATCATTTGGAAGAGCAGCTTCTTTTTCTAGAAAAAAATGGGGCGGTAGCCATTGAAGTAGGCGTCCCATTTTCTGATCCAGTAGCAGATGGGCCTGTCATCCAAGCAGCAGGTCTTCGTGCTTTAAGTCATCAGGTTACACTGGAAAAAATATTGACGGTTCTAGCTAAAAGCCAAGTGAAGGTTCCGCTTATTATCATGAGCTATTTTAACCCTATTTTTCGTTATGGTTTGGAAAAATTTGTGACAATGGCAAAGAACACGCAAATAAAAGGTGTGATTATTCCAGACTTACCATTTGAACACCAAACCATGTTTGCACCGTTTTTAGCAGAAAGTGATGTGGCGCTCGTTCCACTTATATCGTTAACAAGTCCGACTAAGCGCATTGAAGAAGTAGCTAAGCAAGCAGAAGGTTTTATTTATGCCGTGACGGTTAACGGGATCACTGGAGAACGAAAAAGCTTTCATCATGACTTAAAAAAACATTTAGCTTATATAAAAGAAGTGAGTAGTGTGCCTGTGCTTGCTGGATTTGGTATTTCAGAATTGCAGCATATTCAATTTTTTTCTGAGGTTTGTGACGGAGTGGTGATTGGGAGTAAAATCGTGCAAATGTTTCATCAAGGAAAACAGGCAGAACTAGAGAACTTTTTAAAAGCAGCTACAAGTAAATAA
- a CDS encoding phosphoribosylanthranilate isomerase translates to MTLVKICGLQNEQDIKSAVSVKVDFVGFVFATSKRQITMETAAKLVKELPGSIKKVGVFVNPTLEEVKEAINKVPLDLVQLHGEETGNFIEQIPIPTIKAIKIVNGKPNVAIGDYPKSMILLDAPTPGDGKTFSWDKTDLAILPKERLIIAGGLQAANVQAAIHYFHPLAVDVSSGVETNQQKDPQKINAFIKAVKESENEL, encoded by the coding sequence ATGACCCTTGTCAAAATTTGCGGCTTACAAAATGAACAAGATATAAAAAGTGCAGTAAGCGTAAAAGTAGACTTTGTTGGATTTGTCTTTGCAACAAGTAAACGGCAGATCACAATGGAAACGGCTGCTAAACTAGTGAAAGAATTACCAGGTTCTATCAAGAAAGTGGGAGTGTTTGTAAACCCAACATTAGAGGAAGTAAAGGAAGCCATCAATAAAGTACCACTTGATTTGGTCCAACTTCATGGAGAGGAAACGGGAAACTTTATTGAACAAATCCCTATTCCAACCATCAAGGCAATCAAAATCGTTAATGGTAAGCCAAATGTAGCGATAGGTGATTATCCAAAGAGCATGATTTTACTAGATGCTCCTACGCCAGGAGACGGTAAAACTTTTAGCTGGGATAAAACCGACTTAGCAATACTTCCAAAAGAAAGATTAATCATTGCTGGCGGATTACAAGCAGCGAACGTTCAAGCGGCTATCCATTATTTCCATCCACTGGCAGTCGATGTTTCTAGCGGTGTCGAAACGAATCAACAAAAAGACCCTCAAAAAATAAACGCTTTTATAAAAGCAGTAAAGGAGTCAGAAAATGAATTATAA
- a CDS encoding aminodeoxychorismate/anthranilate synthase component II: MILLVDNYDSFTYNLKQYLEVEKEVVVLRNDDPDLLQTAHLAEAICFSPGPGKPSEAGQMKEVIEQFIFKKPMLGICLGHQALAEVFGATISQAKTIRHGKISPIKQNDPELFHGLKAELRVMRYHSLSIKPESLSELFEVTAVALDDQEIMAIKLQGYPVYGIQFHPESIGTLKGKQMLKNFIAVIERSKFNASTYPKSI, encoded by the coding sequence ATGATTTTACTTGTTGATAACTATGATTCATTTACTTACAATTTAAAACAATATCTAGAAGTAGAAAAGGAAGTGGTTGTCCTTCGAAATGACGATCCTGATTTACTTCAAACGGCACACTTAGCAGAAGCCATTTGTTTTTCCCCAGGGCCAGGAAAACCTAGTGAAGCAGGACAGATGAAGGAAGTCATCGAGCAATTTATTTTTAAAAAACCGATGCTTGGAATTTGCTTAGGCCATCAAGCGCTTGCGGAAGTTTTCGGTGCCACTATTTCTCAAGCAAAAACAATCAGACATGGAAAAATCTCACCCATTAAACAGAATGATCCCGAGTTATTTCATGGTCTCAAAGCCGAGCTTCGAGTCATGCGTTACCATTCGCTTAGCATCAAACCAGAAAGTTTATCAGAATTGTTTGAGGTGACAGCTGTAGCTTTAGATGATCAAGAAATTATGGCCATAAAATTACAAGGTTATCCAGTTTATGGCATCCAATTTCATCCGGAATCGATTGGAACATTAAAAGGAAAGCAAATGCTGAAAAATTTTATTGCAGTGATAGAAAGGAGCAAATTCAATGCGTCAACTTATCCAAAATCTATATGA
- the dat gene encoding D-amino-acid transaminase, whose translation MKVLVNDQLLERDQAFVDIEDRGYQFGDGVYEVVRLYNRRFFTFNEHIDRLYESAAKIELAIPFSKDTLRELLTTLVKENDIHTGNVYLQVSRGIQMPRNHIIPDDFPLEGVLTASTTEVPRNLEKFVSGGSAITAEDVRWLRCDIKSISLLGNIMAKNKAHKAGALEAILHRGDIVTECSASNVMIIKDGELWTHQSDNLILNGITRQVILDVARKNGITVHEADFTLADLHGADEVFISSTTLEITPITAIDGTVIGNGLRGPISARLHELYEQEVIRQCGEFEAVK comes from the coding sequence ATGAAAGTACTAGTTAATGATCAACTGTTAGAGCGAGATCAAGCGTTTGTTGACATAGAAGATCGTGGTTATCAATTTGGTGATGGGGTCTATGAAGTGGTTCGTCTATATAATCGCCGTTTTTTCACATTTAACGAGCATATTGACCGTCTATATGAAAGTGCGGCTAAAATCGAACTAGCCATTCCTTTTTCCAAAGATACGTTGCGTGAATTACTTACGACTTTAGTCAAAGAAAATGATATTCATACTGGAAATGTTTATTTGCAAGTTTCACGAGGCATTCAAATGCCACGTAATCATATTATTCCTGATGATTTTCCGTTAGAAGGCGTGCTTACCGCGTCAACCACAGAAGTCCCACGTAACTTGGAAAAATTTGTTTCTGGAGGCTCAGCAATTACAGCAGAAGATGTTCGTTGGCTTCGTTGTGATATTAAAAGTATCAGCTTACTAGGAAACATTATGGCAAAAAATAAAGCCCATAAAGCAGGTGCGCTAGAAGCGATTTTACACCGAGGAGATATTGTAACGGAGTGCTCCGCGTCAAATGTGATGATCATTAAAGATGGTGAATTATGGACACACCAATCAGATAATCTCATCTTAAATGGGATCACACGCCAAGTTATTTTAGATGTCGCTAGAAAAAATGGAATCACCGTGCACGAAGCTGATTTTACATTAGCTGACTTACATGGAGCAGATGAAGTCTTCATTTCTAGTACAACCTTAGAAATTACACCCATTACGGCCATTGACGGTACTGTGATTGGGAATGGCTTGCGTGGACCGATTTCTGCGCGTCTCCATGAACTATATGAACAAGAAGTGATTCGTCAATGCGGCGAATTTGAAGCCGTTAAATAA
- a CDS encoding polysaccharide biosynthesis protein: protein MGSKLLRGTFILTLGTLISKVLGILYVIPFYAIIGGDKPALLYNFGYVPYQLFLSVATAGIPLAVAKYIAKYNAMEEYAIGRRLFKTGVYLMILSGILCFVVMYALAPVLASMQQLQGGYSLEDGIQVIRAVSFALLIIPVMSLLRGFFQGYNSMGPSAISQVLEQVVRIFFLLLSTFIIIYGLKGSVVTAISMATFSAFVGAFASLLLLLWYFFSRKSKLDEMLIHDRSELRVSISTLYKQIILSAIPFIIVGSATSLYQLVDQFTLGRVLEYIGITAKEVNSYVAIINFDVQKLIMIPGTLAIAFSMALVPLVTAAYVRNERKQVKRQLNDVFQILLFLTIPACFGIGLLARPLFTVFFKASEAGTDLLQFFAPIAVLFSLFSVTAAVLQGIDEQRYTVLGLLLGLLTKSVLQMPLIMLFEAKGSILATGLGYAVSCIFMLYIIKHYVHFSFSLIFRRAVLFLVLTGVMAIAVMITYFIFGSFISPDHKFQALILTMICGGVGIFVYGYLALKLHLSDKLFGPRGTALRKRLGVR from the coding sequence ATGGGGTCAAAACTACTAAGAGGTACCTTTATCTTAACGCTTGGTACGTTAATTTCTAAAGTGTTAGGGATTTTATATGTTATACCATTTTATGCCATTATTGGTGGAGATAAACCAGCGCTTTTATATAATTTTGGCTATGTGCCGTATCAATTATTTTTAAGTGTAGCTACAGCAGGGATTCCACTTGCCGTTGCGAAATATATTGCCAAGTATAATGCCATGGAAGAATATGCGATTGGTAGACGCTTATTTAAAACGGGTGTCTACTTGATGATCCTTTCAGGGATTTTATGTTTTGTGGTTATGTACGCTCTTGCCCCAGTGCTTGCTAGTATGCAGCAGCTTCAAGGGGGGTATAGCTTAGAAGATGGCATTCAAGTTATTCGTGCGGTAAGTTTTGCACTGCTTATTATTCCTGTCATGAGTTTACTTAGAGGTTTTTTCCAGGGCTATAATTCAATGGGGCCTTCTGCAATTTCACAAGTATTAGAACAAGTTGTTCGGATTTTCTTCTTATTATTAAGTACTTTCATCATCATCTACGGCTTAAAAGGAAGTGTAGTAACCGCTATTAGTATGGCGACATTTTCAGCTTTTGTTGGGGCTTTTGCTAGTTTATTACTTCTTTTATGGTACTTTTTTAGTCGAAAATCAAAGCTTGATGAGATGCTCATTCATGACCGGAGTGAATTACGAGTTTCCATTTCAACGCTTTATAAACAAATTATTTTGTCGGCGATTCCTTTTATTATTGTAGGATCGGCCACTTCACTTTATCAATTAGTCGATCAATTTACATTAGGCAGAGTATTAGAGTACATTGGAATTACTGCAAAAGAGGTTAATTCTTATGTTGCGATCATCAATTTTGATGTGCAAAAATTAATTATGATTCCTGGAACGCTTGCCATTGCTTTTTCGATGGCACTCGTTCCTCTTGTTACAGCTGCTTATGTAAGAAATGAACGTAAACAAGTGAAGCGGCAGTTAAATGATGTTTTTCAAATTCTATTATTCTTGACCATTCCTGCTTGTTTTGGCATTGGATTACTAGCAAGGCCACTATTTACCGTTTTTTTTAAAGCAAGTGAAGCAGGGACTGATTTATTACAATTTTTTGCACCAATTGCTGTACTCTTCTCACTCTTTAGCGTGACAGCTGCTGTGCTTCAAGGTATTGATGAACAGCGCTATACAGTTTTAGGACTTTTACTTGGTCTTCTTACAAAATCAGTGTTGCAAATGCCACTTATTATGTTGTTTGAAGCAAAAGGGTCTATTCTTGCGACAGGCCTTGGTTATGCGGTTTCTTGCATTTTTATGCTTTATATTATTAAACATTATGTTCATTTTTCATTCTCATTAATTTTTAGAAGAGCCGTATTATTCCTTGTACTTACAGGCGTTATGGCGATTGCGGTCATGATTACTTACTTTATTTTTGGTTCATTTATTAGCCCAGATCATAAATTCCAAGCTTTAATTTTGACAATGATTTGCGGTGGTGTAGGTATATTTGTTTATGGGTACTTAGCACTGAAATTGCATTTATCAGATAAACTTTTTGGACCACGTGGGACGGCTTTACGTAAACGATTAGGAGTTCGTTAA
- the trpB gene encoding tryptophan synthase subunit beta — MNYKMPDKQGFYGDFGGKFVPDSLIYAITELEEAYKNAQNEETFKEELNAYLKHYVGRETPLYLAERLSAHANGAKIYLKREDLNHTGAHKINNTMGQILLAKKMGKEKIVAETGAGQHGVATATVAALFNMKCTIFMGEEDVKRQQLNVFRMELLGAKVISVASGSKTLKDAVNAALRYWVSHVEDTHYIMGSVLGPHPFPEMVRDFQSVIGREARTQHLAFENKLPDALVACVGGGSNAMGLFYPFVNDQTVRMYGVEAAGKGLDTNQHAATIAKGEKGILHGAMMDVLQDESGQILEAFSISAGLDYPGIGPEHSYFHTIGRAKYVSATDDDALLAFQLLCETEGIIPALESSHAISFAVKLARKMKRDESIIVCLSGRGDKDIDQIKAKMEREKA; from the coding sequence ATGAATTATAAAATGCCAGATAAACAAGGATTTTACGGTGACTTTGGCGGGAAGTTTGTACCAGATTCGCTAATTTATGCGATCACTGAATTAGAAGAAGCCTACAAGAATGCCCAAAACGAAGAAACATTTAAAGAAGAGTTAAACGCTTATTTAAAACATTATGTAGGCCGAGAAACACCACTTTATCTTGCTGAGAGGCTAAGCGCGCATGCTAACGGTGCCAAAATTTACTTAAAACGAGAAGATTTAAATCATACAGGGGCACATAAAATCAACAATACAATGGGCCAAATTCTCCTTGCTAAAAAAATGGGAAAAGAAAAGATCGTTGCAGAAACAGGTGCTGGGCAACACGGGGTGGCGACAGCGACTGTTGCAGCTTTATTTAATATGAAGTGCACTATTTTTATGGGGGAAGAAGATGTCAAAAGGCAACAGCTCAATGTTTTTCGAATGGAACTTTTAGGTGCAAAAGTAATTAGTGTAGCCTCAGGGAGCAAAACGCTAAAAGACGCAGTGAATGCGGCCTTACGTTATTGGGTAAGTCATGTAGAAGATACGCATTACATTATGGGCTCTGTTCTTGGACCGCATCCATTTCCAGAAATGGTTCGCGATTTTCAAAGTGTCATTGGCCGTGAAGCAAGAACACAACATCTAGCGTTTGAAAATAAATTGCCAGATGCGCTTGTTGCTTGTGTTGGTGGGGGAAGCAATGCGATGGGCTTGTTTTATCCGTTTGTAAACGATCAAACAGTCAGAATGTATGGTGTAGAAGCTGCTGGAAAAGGATTAGATACAAATCAACATGCAGCCACGATTGCTAAAGGGGAAAAAGGAATTTTACACGGTGCAATGATGGATGTTTTACAAGATGAAAGCGGGCAAATCCTTGAAGCTTTTTCTATTTCAGCGGGATTAGATTATCCAGGTATCGGGCCAGAACATAGTTATTTTCATACAATCGGCCGAGCAAAATATGTTTCTGCAACAGATGATGACGCTCTTTTGGCCTTTCAATTATTATGTGAAACAGAAGGGATTATTCCTGCACTTGAAAGTTCACATGCGATTAGTTTTGCTGTTAAATTAGCTCGTAAAATGAAAAGAGATGAAAGCATTATTGTTTGTTTATCTGGCCGGGGAGATAAAGATATTGACCAAATAAAAGCAAAAATGGAGCGTGAAAAAGCATGA
- a CDS encoding NUDIX domain-containing protein, which produces MKPVIPAVKAVIIQDGKFLALKRTQPENGKMDLPGSQMKYGETHAECLYRSVKVDTMLEVQPFILYDTWEIFLPEFQLTGVFYLVEMPKEKVITLSDEYIEYQFLPLEKEVLASIEPVFAERMARWDFEAIRGFMNR; this is translated from the coding sequence ATGAAACCAGTTATTCCCGCTGTTAAAGCGGTTATTATTCAAGATGGAAAATTTCTTGCTTTAAAAAGAACACAACCTGAAAACGGCAAAATGGATTTGCCAGGAAGTCAAATGAAATACGGAGAAACACATGCTGAATGTCTATATCGTAGCGTTAAAGTTGATACAATGTTAGAAGTACAACCTTTTATCTTATATGATACATGGGAAATTTTTCTACCTGAATTTCAGCTAACCGGTGTTTTTTATCTTGTTGAAATGCCAAAGGAAAAAGTCATCACATTATCTGATGAATACATTGAATATCAGTTTTTACCGCTTGAAAAAGAAGTGTTAGCGAGTATCGAGCCTGTCTTTGCTGAGCGCATGGCAAGATGGGATTTTGAAGCGATTAGAGGCTTCATGAACAGGTGA